acagacacagacacagatttgTACAGACAGCACAGACACAGATATCTAATGATGCAATACCATCACAACAGGAAACCACTGGTTAATttatactccacacacacacccgcacggCACATACACACCCATACACCCCCCCagcagatactcttatccagagcaacacacacacccatacacccaCGCCCCCCCCCCagcagatactcttatccagagcaacacaCACCTGCACGGCACACTGCAATAGAGCTTCAAGGACTAATGGCTCTGTCAGTTTTTAGTGGCTTTGGCCACATCCCCAACGTAAGGTCAGGGTCGGCTCTTGCCGTTTGGGGGCCCTAAGAACATTTTTGTTTGGGGGGGCCCCCACCTCACAGCAAAACATTTTAATGGCCCCCCTCTTGATGGTGGAAAGAAATATTGGAGGTCAGggcctggaggtcagggcccccctggtctgttttcggCTGTTGgaaggaccaaggtgcagcgtggtacctGTTTATACTTTGTTTTGAACTGAAAAGAGAACGAATGAAGAGCCAGTcctgatgtcattatggggtattgtgatgtcattatggggtattgtgatgtcattatggggttttgtgatgtcattatggggtattgtgatgtcattatggggttttgtgatgtcattatggggttttgtgatgtcattatgggttttgtgatgtcattatggggtattgtgatgtcattatggggtattgtgatgtcattatggggttttgtgatgtcattatggggtattgtgatgtcattatggggtattgtgatgtcattatggggtattgtgatgtcattatggggttttgtgatgtcattatggggtattgtgatgtcattatggggttttgtgatgtcattatgggggttttgtgaaatggggtattgtgatgtcattatggggttttgtgatgtcattaaaaacaatgtcattatggggttttgtgatgtcattatggggtattgtgatgtcattatggggttttgtgatgtcattatggggtattgtgatgtcattatggggttttgtgatgtcattatggggtattgtgatgtcattatggggttttgtgtgattgatgaagggaaaaaacaatgtaatccattttagctgtacgtaacaaaatgtggaaaaagtgaaggggtctgaataccttctgaatgcacAAGATATACTATATTAGGAAAGAAAGCTCTGAGTAATGATGACTGGGGCCTACTGTATCAGTCTACTGTATCAGGAAAGAAAACCGCTCTGAGTAATGATGACTGAGGCCTACTGTATCAGGAAAGAAACCAGCTCTGAGTAATGATGACTGGGGCCTACTGTATCAGTCTACTGTATCAGCCTAGTATCAGGAAAGAAACCCGCTCTGAGTAATGATGACTGGGGCCTACTGTATCAGGAAAGAAACCCGCTCTGAGTAATGATGACTGGGGCCTACTGTATCAGGAAAGAAACCCGCTCTGAGTAATGATGACTGGGGCCTACTGTATCAGGAAAGAAACCCGGCTCTGAGTAATGATGACTGGGGCCTACTGTATCAGTCTACTGTATCAGGAAAGAAACCCGCTCTGAGTAATGATGACTGGGGCCTACTGTATCAGGAAAGAAACCGGCTCTGAGTAATGATGACTGGGGCCTACTGTATCAGTCTACTGTATCAGGAAAGAAAACCGCTCTGAGTAATGATGACTGGGGCCTACTGTATCAGGAAAGAAAACCGCTCTGAGTAATGATGACTGGGGCCTACTGTATCAGCCTACTGTATCAGCCTACTGTATCAGCCTACTGTATCAGCCTACTGTATCAGTCTACTGTATCAGCCTACTGTATCAGTCTACTGTATCAGCCTACTGTATCAGTCTACTGTATCAGCCTACTGTATCAGTCTACTGTATCAGGAAAGGTCCTTCATCAGTCTACTGTATCAGGAAAGAAACCTGGACCACCTACTGTATCAGGAAAGAAAGCTCTGCTAATGATGACTGGGGCCTATTATCAGGAAAGAAACCTGCTCTGAGTAATGATGACTGGGGCCTACTGTATCAGGAAAGCCTACTGTATCAGTCTACTGTATCAAAAGAAACCAGTTTTCTGAGTAATGATGACTTTGGGGCCTACTGTAAAAGCCTGTTAAAAGAAACCAGCTCTGAGTAATGATGACTGGGGCCTACTGTATCAGTCTACTGTAAAATACCCTGTAAATACCCTGAAAGAAAACCCTCTAAAATAATGATGACTGGGGCCTACTGTAAATACCCTGAAAAAATTGCCTATAAATTGCCTGTAAAATACCCTGTAAATGATGACTGTAAAATACCCTGTAAATACCCTGTAAATACCCTGTAAAATACAGTCTACTGTATCAGTAAAAACCCCTCTAAAATATGCCTGTAAATACCCTGTAAATACCCTGCCTACTAAATAGCCTGGGGCCTACTGTATCAGTAAAATACCCTGTATCAGTAAAATACCCTGTAAAATGACAGTCTACTGTATCAGGAAAAAAACCCTACTAAAATAATGATGACTGGGGCCTACTGTATCAGCCTACTGTACTCTGTAAATACCCTGTTAAATCTACTGTATCAGCCTACTGTAAGTCTACTGTATCAGCCTACCCTGTAAAAGCCTACTGTAAGTCTAGCCTATCAGCTACCCTGTAAATCACCCTGTAAAATCAGCCTGTAAAATCACCCTTTAAATCACCTACTGTAAAATATCCTGTAGAATACCCTGTAAATCACCTACTGTAAAATACCTGTAGAATACCCTGTAAATACCCTGTAAAATACCCTGTAAAATACCCTGTAAATACCCTGTAAAATACCCTGTAAATAGCCTGTAAATACTCTGTAAATACCCTGTAAAATACCCTGTGAAAATACCCTGTAAATACCCTGTAAAATGCCTGTAAAATTCCTGAAATACCCTGTAAAATACCCTGAAAAAAGCCTGTTAAATACCCTGTAAAATACCCTGTAAAATACCCTGTAAATACCCTGTAAATACCCTGTAAATACCCTGTAAAATTGCCTGTAAAATAGCCTGTAAAATACCCTGTAAATACCCTGTAAAATACCCTGTAAATACCCTGTTAAATACCCTGTAAAATACCCTGTAAAATACCCTGTAAAATAGCCTGTAAAATACCCTGTAAATACCATGTAAATACCCTGTTAAATACCCTGTAAAATACCCTGTAAATACCCTGTAAAATAGCCTGTAAAATACCCTGTAAATACCCTGTAAATACCCTGTAAAATATCCTGTAAAatacccagtgtgtgtgtgtgtctcctatctCTCCAGTAAAACTCACCAAACCTCTTCCTGGTCCACCAGTGAGGCTCTTTGAAGGTGGTGAACCTGACCTCCGGATGGAGCTGCAGTCTGTCGTACAGGTCTGTGGTGCCACACTTCGGCTGGCCTATGATGTAGAAGTAAGGCAGGCAGCGAATGCGGTAGTACTTCCCCCCGCGGCGGTACAAGTGTTCTCGGAAAGCCTTCCTCAGGTACTCAAACACGCTTCTGAAGCGGCGCGAGTACCGGGCGTAAAGGTTTGTCCTGTAAGGGTCCCTGCTGATATTCCCAGTGTGCTCCTCGTACCAGCAAGGGTTCTTGACGTTGGGAAGAAACCTGTGGGGGATAACGGAAAACATCTGCAGAGTAAAGACAAAGAGAAACAGACTGTTAAACCATGGAGCTGAATCACTCGCTATCAGtcattcagaacacacacacacagacagagagagacagagagagagagacagagagacagacagacagacagagagacagacagagagacagagagagagacacagagagacagacagagagagacagagagagagagagacagagagagagagagagagagagagagagagagagagagagagagagacagagagagacagacagacagacagagagacagacagagagacagagagagagagagagagagagagagagacagagagagagacagagagagagagagagagacagagagagacagagagagacagagagagagagagagagagagagagagagagagagagagagagagagagagagagagagagagagagagagagagagagagagagagagagagagagagagagagagagagagagagagagagagagagagagagagagagagagagagagagagagagagagagagagagacagagagagagacagagagagagagagagagagagagagacagagagagagagagagagagagacagagagagagagagagagagagagagagagagagagagagagagagagagagagagagagagagagagagagagagagagagagagagagagagacagagagagagagagagagagagagagagagagacagagagagacagagagagagagagagagacagagagacagagagagagagagagagagagagagagagagacagagagagagagagagagagagagagagagagagagagagagagagagagagagagagagagagagagagagagagagacagagagagagagagagagagagacagagagagagagagagagagacagagagagacagagagagagagagagagagagagagagagagagagagagagagagagacagagagagagagagagagagagagagagagagagagagagagagagagagaaatgtgcgACAGACGTATGTTTCTTGAACTGGCCGGCGAGGTGATGTAGTATTGATCGTGTCGGCAACACGTTCCCTTTCTCATTAGCTGGTTCAATAAGAAATGAGGTGTGATGCAAACAGGGCCGGCTCGAAGCTATATAAGTGGGCAATCAGGTCATGTTGCCCAGGGGGCCCTGGCCTCATGGGGGCTTCCATTGATTTTGTCAGTCGCTCTCAatcagatatcattaacatggcataagtcttGGTCAAATGTGGAGAATTGAAGGCAATGTTCTTTaaaacagcaaaaaaaaaagtctctacaccccatggcaaaatgtgtagatttaCTGGAAACCCAATCAAATCTTGTGtgtagggcccccaaaaggctagggccggccCTGGATGCCAACAGCCTTGGCACCAGCCATAATCTATAGAGCATTAAGGATTTAATTTAATCAGGCATTGAGGTGAGACGGCTGGGCCAGGAATAGGAAGTGGTAGAGCCAATCAGTGGAGTGAGGCTTGAcgtatcccaaatggcagcctattcccttcatagttcactagttttgaccagaggtCCCTAAGggcccaaagtagtgcactatatacagtgcattcagaaaagtattcagaccccttccctttatccacattttgttacgttaccgccttattctaaaacagattaaattaaataaaaatgctcagcaatctacacacaatacccacaataccctacacacaatacccacaataccctacacacaatacccacaataccctacacacaatacccacaataccctacacacaatacacaataccctacacacaatacacacaatacccacaataccctacacacaatacccacaatacccacaataccctacacacaataccctataatgacaaagcaaaaatagttttttagAAATTCTTGTAAATTTGCAAaaaacaaaaagcagaaatagcttatttacttcagtattcagaccctttgctatgagactctaaattgagctcagctgcatcctgattccattgatcatccttgagatgcttctacaacttgactggagtccacctgtggtaaactcaattgattggacatgatttggaaaggcacacacctgtctatataaggttccacagttgacagtgcaagtcacACCTGTCTCACACGCCTTCCATCTCTCACACCCCGTCCAtggtttttaatttttttatttttattttacctttatttaaccaggcaagtcagttaagaacacattcttattttcaattatggcctgggaacagtgggttaactgcctgttcaggggcagaacgacagatttgtaccttgtcagctcgggggtttgaactcgcaaccttccggttactagtccaacgctctaaccactaggctaccctgccgtccctctctaaccactaggctacctgctgccccagttATTCCAAGTAATAGGTGTTGGTGCAAACCTATGGACACCTAAACAGTAACGTCCTGCTCTGTTGTGGACATGTTCCTCTTATCACCCCACACTCCTActgaacagtccagaacaggcaaACCTACGGACACCTAAACAGTAACGTCCTGCTCTGTTGTGGACATGTTCCTCTTATCACCCCACACTCCTGCTGAACAGCCCAGAACAGGCAAACCTGTGGACACCTAAACAGTAACGCTCTGTTGTGGACATGTTCCTCTTATCACCCCACACTCCTGctgaacagtccagaacaggcaaACCTACGGACACCTAAACAGTAACGCTCTGTTGTGGACATGTTCCTCTTATCACCCCACACTCCTGctgaacagtccagaacaggcaaACCTATGGACACCTAAACAGTAACATGCTGCTCTGTTGTGGACATGTTCCTCTTATCACCCCACACTCCTGctgaacagtccagaacaggcaaACCTATGGACACCTAAACAGTAACGTCCTGCTCTGTTGTGGACATGTTCCTCTTATCACCCCACACTCCTGctgaacagtccagaacaggcaaACCTATGGACACCTAAACAGTAACATCCTGCTCTGTTGTGGACATGTTCCTCTTATCACCCCACACTCCTActgaacagtccagaacaggcaaACCTGTGGACACCTAAACAGTAACATCCTGCTCTGTTGTGGACATGTTCCTCTTATCACCCCACACTCCTActgaacagtccagaacaggcaaACCTATGGACACCTAAACAGTAACGTCCTGCTCTGTTGTGGACATGTTCCTCTTATCACCCCACACTCCTACTGAACAGCCCAGAACAGGCAAACCTATGGACACCTAAACAGTAACATGCTGCTCTGTTGTGGACATGTTCCTCTTATCACCCCACACTCCTACTGAATAGTCCAGAACAGGACACACGCACGTCTGATTCAGTTTGGAATACGTAGCATAACCAATATCGTCGAGTGGTTTGGTTTGTCCTATAACTCCCCCAAGAGCTCTACTTTCTGAGTCGGCCCGGGGGGGGCAGATGTTTAGCGTATAGAAAGGTGAAGGACCAAGATATTTAGAATTGCTTAGTGAACTCAAGAATTTCTTCACCAGATCAAAACTGAAAAATACCTCTATTAATAGCTGTTTATATAAAATAAATGATCTATCTGGTTGTCAGGTTGATCATTAGACTACATCTTCTCCACCAAGTCATTATCTGTCTGGTTGTCAGGTTGATCATTAGTCTCCATCTTCTCCACCAAGTCATTATCTGTCTGATTGTCAGGTTGATCATTAGTCTCCATCTTCTCCACCAAGTCATTATCTGTCTGATTCCTGGTTGATCATTAGTCTCCATCTTCTCCACCAAGTCATTATCTGTCTGATTGTCAGGTTGATCATTAGTCTCTATCTTCTCCACCAAGTCATTATCTGTCTGATTGTCAGGTTGATCATTAGTCTCTATCTTCTCCACCAAGTCATTATCTGTCTGATTGTCAGGTTGATCATTAGTCTCCATCTTCTAATGTAAATATAATTAAACTTTCCAGACAATCTACGACAATTCCATTTTGTTGAGACTTTTAATTAAGATACAGATCAATATAATgcaagatcacacacacacacacacacacacacacacacacacacacacacacacacacacacacacacacacacacacagagagacacacacacacacacacacacacagagacacacacacacacacacacacacacacacacacagagacacacacacacacacacacacacacagagacacacacacacacacacacacacacacacagagacacacacacacacacacacacacacacacacacacacacacacacacacactgagagacacagaaagacacacacagagagacacagagaagacacacacacacacacacacacacacacacacacacacacacacacacacacacacacacacacacacacacacacacactgagagacacagaaagacacacagagagagacacacacacacacacacacacacacacacacacacacacacacacacacacacacacacacacacacacacacacacagagacacacacacacacacacacacacacacacacacacacacacacacacacacacacacacacacacacacacacacacacacacacacacacacacacacacacacacacacacacacacacacacacacacacacacactgagagacacagaaagacacacacagagagacacagagagagacacacacacacacacacacacacacacacacacacacacacacacacacacacacacacacacacacacacacacacacacacactgagagacacagaaagacacacacagagacacagagagagagacacacacacacacacacacacagagtgagagacacagaaagacacacacacagagagacacagagacacacacacacacactcacgcagtGCAGTACTTACATGTGGCTCACTGTGCATTAGCGCCTCGCGTTCTGGCAGCTGTCTGGTAGTACTGAACTCCACCTTGGACGCTATGCTCTTCACCACCAGTTTAACGGTAGCGTAGTCCTTGGCAGAAGACACATTAAAGGGGTAGGGCCCAGTCCCGGACCCCGAGTTCGGCACCGTAGAGAAGTGATACGGGGACGGGGTCAAGAGGAGGCCCTTCTTGTCCCCAGTGAGGATATAGGAAGCCACGATGAGGAACATGACGGCGAGGCCGAACAGGAAGCTGTACAGTTTAACCTTCCTGAAGCAGGTCAGGGTGCTCGTACCACATCCCAGGGTGCACCGGGGCCAGGGTCCGTGGAGATGGAGAGGGTCACGTTTCACCTCCAGCACGGCAAACAGGCTCATGGGGCTGTCGTCCGCCTGTGGTTTCAGAGGTCTCTTCCTGTAGTCCTCCATCGAGGAACCCAACAGGGTGTATTCGTAGTCCATGTGTGTCATGGtgacagagaggtggggtgatGGTGGGCTGGCTAGGTCTGAGGACCCACTGTGGTGGCAGGGTGGTTGGGTCTGAGGACCCACTGTGGTGGCAGGGTGGTTGGGGTCtgggtggtggggtggggtggggtgatgGTGGGCTGGCTAGGTCTGAGGACCCACTGTGGTGGCAGGGTGGTTGGGGTCtgggtggtggggtggggtggggtgatgGTGGGCTGGCTAGGTCTGAGGACCCACTGTGGTGGCAGGGTGGTTGGGGTCtgggtggtggggtggggtggggtgatgGTGGGCTGGCTAGGTCTGAGGACCCACTGTGGTGGCAGGGTGGTTGGGGTCtgggtggtggggtggggtggggtgatgGTGGGCTGGCTAGGTCTGAGGACCCACTGTGGTGGCAGGGTGGTTGGGGTCtgggtggtggggtggggtggggtgatgGTGGGGTGGCTAGGTCTGAAGACCCACTGTGGTGGCAAGGTGGTTGGGTCTGGGTGGTGGGGTCTGGGTGGTGGGGTGATGGTGGGGTGGCTAGGTCTGAGGACCCACTGTGGTGGCAGGGTGGCTAGGTCTGAGGACCCACTGTGGTGGCAGGGTGGTTGGGTCTGGGTGGTGGGGTCTGGGTGGTGGGGTGATggtggggtggtggaggagaaggagaggtggaggagaagccAGTGAGATGGGAGGAGGAGCCAGTGAGATAGGAGGAGGGGCCagtgagatgagaggaggagccAGTGAGATGGTAGGAGGAGTATGATGGTTGTGGCCCAGGAGGATCATCCCTACTGGGGGTGGGATACTGCGTGCAGACAGACCACCTCCTCAACCACTACTGCAGCCCtggaaagaggaagaagaagaagaagagggatgAGTGACAGAGAAGAAGGAAGTGGACTTCTAGTAGAACTTCCTGTTTCCTATTAAAAATGACTTTATACTTAAGTTTCTAGCTGATTCATCCACAATATAAAAAATGCTGGATTAAAAACAACCCAATTTGAGTTCCTTGGTAACCCAACACTGGGTCAATACTGGGTAGACAGAACACacgctgggttatttagtaacccaacactgggtcaatactggacagaacacacgctgggttatttagtaacccaacactgggtcaatactggacagaacacacgctgggttatttagtaacccaacactgggtcaatactggacagaacacacgctgggttatttagtaacccaacactgggtcaatactggacagaacacacgctgggttatttagtaacccaacactgggtcaatactggacagaacacacgctgggttatttagtaacccaacactgggtcaatactggacagaacacacgctgggttatttagtaacccaacactgggtcaatactggacagaacacacgctgggttatttagtaacccaacactgggtcaatactggacagaacacacgctgggttatttagtaactcaacactgggtcaatactggacagaacacacgctgggttatttagtaacccaacactgggtcaatactggacagaacacacgctgggttatttagtaacccaacactgggtcaatactggacagaacacacgctgggttatttagtaacccaacactgggtcaatactggacagaacacaggcTGGGTTATTTAGTACCCCAACACTGggtcaatactggacagaacacacgctgggttatttagtaacccaacactgggtcaatactggacagaacacacgctgggttatttagtaccccaacactgggtcaatactggacagaacacacgctgggttatttagtaactcaacactgggtcaatactggacagaacacacgctgggttatttagtaacccaacactgggtcaatactggacagaacacaggcTGGGTTATTTAGTACCCCAACACTGggtcaatactggacagaacacacgctgggttatttagtaacccaacactgggtcaatactggacagaacacacgctgggttatttagtaccccaacactgggtcaatactggacagaacacacgctgggttatttagtaacccaacactgggtcaatactggacagaacacacgctgggttatttagtaacccaacactgggtcaatactggacagaacacacgctgggttatttagtaacccaacactgggtcaatactggccagaacacacgctgggttatttagtaccccaacactgggtcaatactgggcagaacacacgctgggttatttagtaacccaacactaggtcaatactggacagaacacacgctgggttatttagtaacccaacactgggtcaatactagacagaacacacgctgggttatttagtaacccaacactgggtcaatactgggcagaacacacgctgggttatttagtaacccaacactaggtcaatactggacagaacacacgctgggttatttagtaacccaacactgggtcaatactgggcagaacacacgctgggttatttagtaacccaacactgggtcaatactggacagaacacacgctgggttatttagtaacccaacactgggtcaatactggacagaacacacgctgggttaattagtaacccaacactgggtcaatactggacagaacacacatggggttatttagtaacccaacactgggtcaatactggacagaacacacgctgggttatttagtaacccaacactgggtcaatactgggcagaacacacgctgggttatttagtaacccaacactgggtcaatactggacagatcacacgctgggttatttagtaaccgatcactgggtcaatactggacagaacacacatggggttatttagtaacccaacactgggtcaatactggacagaacacacgctgggttatttagtaccccaacactgggtcaatactggacagaacacacgctgggttatttagtaacccaacactgggtcaatactggacagaacacacgctgggttatttagtaccccaacactgggtcaa
The Oncorhynchus keta strain PuntledgeMale-10-30-2019 unplaced genomic scaffold, Oket_V2 Un_scaffold_3992_pilon_pilon, whole genome shotgun sequence genome window above contains:
- the LOC127928789 gene encoding carbohydrate sulfotransferase 15-like isoform X1, producing MTHMDYEYTLLGSSMEDYRKRPLKPQADDSPMSLFAVLEVKRDPLHLHGPWPRCTLGCGTSTLTCFRKVKLYSFLFGLAVMFLIVASYILTGDKKGLLLTPSPYHFSTVPNSGSGTGPYPFNVSSAKDYATVKLVVKSIASKVEFSTTRQLPEREALMHSEPHMFSVIPHRFLPNVKNPCWYEEHTGNISRDPYRTNLYARYSRRFRSVFEYLRKAFREHLYRRGGKYYRIRCLPYFYIIGQPKCGTTDLYDRLQLHPEVRFTTFKEPHWWTRKRFGIIRLSEGFHDRYPVEDYLDLFDLAAYQIQDNLMGNAHSGAPEQHNIIIGEASASTMWDNNAWAYFYDNSTEAEAEPPFLIQDFIHTLQPDARFIVMLRDPVERLYSDYLYFGITNKSAEDFQDKVSESLQLFEWCLTEYTMRSCVYNTTLNNAMPVRLQVGLYIVYILDWLTVYSREQILVLRLEDHASNRKYTMHQVFDFLNLGLLTEQKEAEITKSPASNTRRPADKNLGPMLPVTKEILRDFYTPFNKKLAKVLRNDSFRWDNHSELI
- the LOC127928798 gene encoding uncharacterized protein LOC127928798, which encodes MILLGHNHHTPPTISLAPPLISLAPPPISLAPPPISLASPPPLLLLHHPTITPPPRPHHPDPTTLPPQWVLRPSHPATTWVFRPSHPTITPPHPTTQTPTTLPPQWVLRPSQPTITPPHPTTQTPTTLPPQWVLRPSQPTITPPHPTTQTPTTLPPQWVLRPSQPTITPPHPTTQTPTTLPPQWVLRPSQPTITPPHPTTQTPTTLPPQWVLRPNHPATTVGPQT
- the LOC127928789 gene encoding carbohydrate sulfotransferase 15-like isoform X3, coding for MTHMDYEYTLLGSSMEDYRKRPLKPQADDSPMSLFAVLEVKRDPLHLHGPWPRCTLGCGTSTLTCFRKVKLYSFLFGLAVMFLIVASYILTGDKKGLLLTPSPYHFSTVPNSGSGTGPYPFNVSSAKDYATVKLVVKSIASKVEFSTTRQLPEREALMHSEPHMFSVIPHRFLPNVKNPCWYEEHTGNISRDPYRTNLYARYSRRFRSVFEYLRKAFREHLYRRGGKYYRIRCLPYFYIIGQPKCGTTDLYDRLQLHPEVRFTTFKEPHWWTRKRFGIIRLSEGFHDRYPVEDYLDLFDLAAYQIQDNLMGNAHSGAPEQHNIIIGEASASTMWDNNAWAYFYDNSTEAEAEPPFLIQDFIHTLQPDARFIVMLRDPVERLYSDYLYFGITNKSAEDFQDKVSESLQLFEWCLTEYTMRSCVYNTTLNNAMPVRLQVGLYIVYILD